One part of the Sphingobacterium sp. LZ7M1 genome encodes these proteins:
- a CDS encoding family 20 glycosylhydrolase — translation MNRIAHYILLLLNFFAVDSLNAQEALIPMPQDVQWSENKLDLSKGVHLEIGKSIEKNEVNLLKNLLEGQSINISKNKKLPSISLKIISSLEGIQSDEGYTLQIDSQGIQIKALSSKGIFYALQTLGQMDFHEKQVALVKIKDQPAYSFRGFLLDVGRNYQPVAMLKEQIDVMAKYKLNVLHFHFTEDIAWRLESKKYPGLTAAENMTRWAGKYYTVAEFQELIDYCQERHILFLPEIDMPGHSAAFERFFKVNMQSEEGIVYIKELLKEFADTFPTLKHLHIGGDEVKISNKQFMPEITKYVESLGFKTYGWDPGSNLESSTVRQMWMGGPKAIDPKTTLQYLDSKHLYINHMDPLETVTTLFFRRFAEQEKESSQLPGAILCSWPDRAVEKPEDMFLQSAIYPGMITFAERIWRGGGELGWKAFLPERKTEAFQEFAAFEKRLLSHKSKYFANLPFPYQQQTGMFWEMIGPFDNNGELAKEFPIEKEPFGEQYAVYKNQVGGTIVLRHWWADIIPGVVESPKPNSTFYERTRIWSDKAEEKEFWIGFANLSRSYASDSPAEGTWDDLQSQVLVNGIKIPAPKWNHPGQKGELELPLTDEGYSFREPTKIQMEEGWNEILIKLPVGDFKGKDWQNPTKWMFTFIPYQ, via the coding sequence ATGAATAGGATAGCCCATTATATTTTATTGTTGTTGAACTTTTTCGCTGTCGATAGCTTGAACGCTCAAGAGGCTTTGATTCCAATGCCTCAAGATGTGCAGTGGTCGGAAAATAAACTGGACCTATCCAAAGGGGTTCATCTTGAAATTGGCAAATCCATTGAAAAGAATGAGGTCAACCTGCTTAAAAATTTATTAGAAGGTCAATCGATAAACATTTCTAAGAATAAGAAATTACCTTCAATTTCATTGAAGATAATTTCAAGTCTGGAAGGTATACAATCTGATGAAGGTTATACTCTGCAAATTGATTCCCAGGGAATCCAAATCAAAGCTTTATCTAGTAAAGGGATTTTCTACGCTCTGCAGACTTTAGGACAAATGGACTTTCATGAGAAGCAAGTAGCTCTAGTGAAAATCAAGGACCAGCCTGCATATTCCTTTAGGGGATTCTTGCTGGATGTGGGTAGAAATTACCAACCGGTGGCGATGTTGAAAGAGCAGATCGATGTGATGGCGAAGTATAAGCTTAATGTTCTGCATTTCCATTTCACGGAGGATATTGCTTGGCGCTTGGAAAGTAAAAAATATCCTGGTCTCACAGCTGCGGAGAACATGACCCGATGGGCTGGGAAATATTATACGGTTGCGGAGTTTCAGGAGTTGATCGATTACTGTCAGGAAAGGCATATTTTATTTTTGCCTGAGATTGATATGCCAGGACATTCAGCTGCATTTGAGCGTTTCTTTAAGGTCAATATGCAGAGTGAAGAAGGTATTGTATACATCAAGGAATTGCTTAAGGAGTTTGCTGATACCTTTCCTACGCTCAAGCATCTGCATATAGGTGGGGATGAGGTAAAGATTAGTAATAAGCAGTTTATGCCGGAAATCACGAAATATGTGGAATCATTGGGCTTCAAAACTTACGGCTGGGATCCGGGAAGTAATCTGGAATCATCCACCGTTCGTCAAATGTGGATGGGCGGTCCAAAAGCTATAGATCCTAAAACTACACTTCAGTATTTAGACTCCAAGCATCTTTATATCAACCATATGGATCCTTTGGAGACTGTGACAACCTTGTTTTTCCGAAGGTTTGCTGAACAGGAAAAGGAAAGCTCGCAACTTCCTGGAGCCATTCTATGTTCATGGCCAGACCGTGCAGTTGAAAAACCAGAGGATATGTTCCTGCAAAGTGCTATCTATCCTGGGATGATAACATTTGCAGAAAGAATATGGCGTGGAGGCGGTGAATTAGGTTGGAAGGCATTTCTTCCAGAAAGAAAAACGGAAGCATTCCAAGAATTTGCAGCATTTGAGAAGAGACTCTTGTCCCATAAATCGAAATATTTCGCCAACCTTCCTTTCCCATATCAGCAACAGACTGGAATGTTCTGGGAAATGATCGGACCTTTTGATAATAATGGCGAATTAGCGAAAGAGTTCCCTATTGAAAAGGAACCATTTGGGGAACAATATGCTGTTTATAAGAACCAAGTCGGAGGGACCATCGTTTTGAGACATTGGTGGGCTGATATTATTCCCGGAGTTGTTGAATCGCCTAAACCCAACAGTACTTTTTATGAAAGAACAAGGATCTGGAGTGATAAAGCCGAAGAAAAAGAATTCTGGATCGGTTTTGCAAACCTTTCGCGGTCTTATGCCAGTGATTCGCCGGCAGAAGGTACATGGGATGACCTGCAAAGCCAGGTTTTGGTCAATGGAATAAAAATCCCAGCGCCGAAATGGAATCATCCTGGTCAGAAAGGGGAGCTAGAGCTGCCATTGACGGATGAAGGCTATTCTTTTAGGGAACCCACCAAGATCCAGATGGAGGAAGGATGGAATGAGATATTAATCAAGTTGCCAGTCGGAGATTTTAAGGGCAAGGATTGGCAGAATCCAACGAAATGGATGTTTACTTTTATCCCTTATCAATAG
- a CDS encoding glycoside hydrolase family 43 protein — MNIRLLLLGLSFLLCLQGKAQELPGNPLSVALGDPYIIFDEQSDLYYLYGTGGTKNGFVVYSSKDLKDWKNEGVIYNNQQEKSWGTKDFWAPEVYKWDDKFYLFYSAHWKENPNNELENYKIGVAVSDNPTGPFVDIESHPLFDPGYPIIDANVYVAEDGKKYLYYSRCCYKHPVESEIADWAKKNGIYDEIEESWVYGIELKPDLSGVIGKPRLLLKPPVKMDDKQAEWESRSVHNKEINRRWTEGSYLFKHNGLFYMMYSANHYAGPYYAVGYATSESPLGPFVKSEFNPVLEKNSEKGGDVTGTGHNSVFVGKDGKMYCVYHGRTTKTGNDRVVFIDPIEIDSKGVLKVHGPTTIN, encoded by the coding sequence ATGAACATACGATTATTGCTATTAGGATTGTCATTCCTGTTGTGCCTGCAAGGTAAGGCCCAGGAATTACCGGGGAATCCACTGTCAGTTGCTTTAGGGGATCCTTATATCATCTTTGATGAGCAGAGCGACCTTTATTATTTATATGGAACAGGGGGTACAAAGAACGGTTTTGTGGTTTATTCTTCCAAGGACCTAAAGGATTGGAAAAATGAAGGTGTAATCTACAATAACCAACAGGAAAAATCATGGGGAACCAAAGACTTTTGGGCTCCTGAGGTTTATAAATGGGATGATAAGTTCTATTTATTCTACAGTGCCCATTGGAAAGAAAATCCAAATAATGAACTTGAAAACTATAAAATCGGCGTTGCGGTATCGGATAATCCAACCGGTCCTTTTGTGGATATAGAATCGCATCCGCTTTTTGATCCTGGCTATCCCATTATTGATGCCAATGTCTATGTAGCGGAGGATGGCAAGAAATATCTTTATTATTCCAGATGTTGTTACAAACATCCCGTGGAATCAGAGATCGCAGATTGGGCAAAAAAGAATGGCATTTATGATGAGATTGAGGAGAGTTGGGTTTACGGAATTGAGTTAAAACCAGATTTGAGTGGGGTAATCGGTAAGCCTCGCCTTTTGTTGAAGCCACCAGTGAAAATGGACGATAAGCAGGCAGAATGGGAAAGCCGTTCTGTCCATAATAAGGAAATCAATCGCCGTTGGACCGAGGGGTCCTATTTGTTCAAGCATAATGGTCTTTTTTATATGATGTATTCTGCGAATCACTATGCAGGGCCATATTATGCCGTGGGTTATGCCACCTCAGAAAGTCCTTTAGGGCCGTTTGTGAAATCGGAGTTTAATCCGGTATTGGAAAAGAACAGCGAAAAGGGAGGTGATGTGACAGGTACGGGCCATAATTCTGTGTTTGTAGGTAAGGATGGCAAAATGTACTGTGTCTACCATGGCAGGACCACCAAAACCGGAAATGACAGGGTTGTTTTTATTGATCCCATAGAAATAGATTCTAAGGGTGTGTTAAAAGTACACGGACCCACTACAATTAATTGA
- a CDS encoding aldose epimerase family protein: MKRSILKLMLACGLITAVACQQNSKQESSQSTDSSSNAVTTLDSSSFTEKIDGKEAKLYMLKNSSGAKAYFTNFGARIVSLQVPDKNGTLTDVVLGFNKASDYNNPKEPFFGPIVGPFGNRIAKGKFTLDGETFTLPTNNGANTLHGGLKGVHFANWEVKSANDKAITFAYTLPDKQEGFPGPIHIEVTYSLSDNNELAIAYKATADKKTVVNFTNHAYFNLNGEGSGTITEHTLKLYADKFTPVDSTLIPTGELKDVKGTPFDFTVSKTIGKDIQQEDEQLKFGKGYDHNWVLSGTKVDGLNHAATLTGDKTGIVMDVYTEEPGIQFYSGNFMADNVTLKNGVKDSFRTGLCLETQHFPDSPNQPNFPSTTLKPGDTYTSKSIYKFTTN, encoded by the coding sequence ATGAAAAGATCAATCCTTAAACTTATGCTAGCGTGCGGCCTAATTACGGCTGTGGCATGCCAGCAAAATAGTAAGCAAGAAAGCAGTCAGTCCACTGATTCAAGCAGCAATGCTGTTACAACCTTAGACTCCAGTTCTTTCACGGAAAAAATCGATGGGAAAGAAGCCAAGCTTTACATGCTAAAGAATTCTTCCGGTGCCAAGGCTTATTTTACGAACTTTGGGGCCAGGATTGTTTCTCTACAGGTTCCTGATAAGAATGGAACACTGACTGACGTGGTATTGGGCTTCAATAAAGCTTCTGATTATAACAACCCTAAAGAACCATTTTTCGGACCTATCGTTGGACCATTTGGCAACCGTATTGCCAAAGGTAAGTTTACCCTAGATGGGGAAACCTTTACCCTTCCGACCAATAATGGTGCTAATACCCTTCATGGTGGATTAAAAGGAGTTCATTTTGCAAATTGGGAGGTGAAATCTGCCAATGATAAAGCCATTACCTTTGCATATACCCTTCCAGATAAACAAGAAGGTTTTCCTGGTCCTATCCATATCGAGGTTACCTATAGTCTTTCTGATAACAATGAATTGGCCATCGCTTACAAAGCAACCGCTGACAAGAAAACTGTAGTGAACTTTACAAACCATGCTTATTTCAATCTAAACGGTGAAGGTAGTGGAACCATTACTGAACATACCTTAAAGCTATATGCGGATAAATTTACGCCAGTAGATAGCACGCTGATCCCCACTGGAGAGTTGAAGGACGTGAAAGGTACTCCATTCGATTTTACAGTGTCCAAAACTATCGGTAAGGATATTCAACAAGAGGATGAGCAATTGAAATTCGGAAAAGGATATGACCATAATTGGGTTCTTAGCGGAACTAAAGTGGATGGATTAAACCATGCTGCCACGTTAACTGGAGATAAAACAGGGATCGTGATGGATGTGTATACCGAAGAGCCAGGAATTCAGTTCTACAGTGGGAACTTTATGGCAGATAATGTAACCCTAAAAAATGGTGTAAAGGATAGCTTCCGTACCGGTTTATGCTTGGAAACACAACATTTCCCAGATTCCCCAAACCAACCGAACTTCCCTTCAACAACCTTGAAACCAGGAGATACCTATACAAGCAAATCTATTTATAAGTTTACGACTAATTAA
- a CDS encoding UDP-glucose--hexose-1-phosphate uridylyltransferase — translation MPNFAINDVPHRRLNLLTGESILVSPHRSKRPWQGQVEDLPADNRPEYDPNCYLCPRNSRADGSVNPDYKESFVFVNDFSALLKDSEEGEMNEEGLLVAETERGICKVIAFTPQHDLTLPEMDIPAIRKVVDVWQSEFASLAANDWIKYIQIFENKGSIMGCSNPHPHGQIWAESKLPMEIQKEEKQQKEYFEKNGHSLLSDYLALELKKKERIIVDNDHFVALVPFWAAWPFETLVISKRQVKDIREFTDDEKTDLAKTLQELTIRYDNIFSTSFPYSAGMHQAPVNSGNQDFWHWHMHFYPPLLRSATVKKFMVGYEMLANPQRDITAEKAAEIIRNQSTVHYKSNTK, via the coding sequence ATGCCCAACTTTGCTATAAATGATGTTCCTCACAGGCGTTTGAACCTGTTGACAGGTGAAAGTATCCTTGTTTCTCCCCATCGCAGTAAGCGACCTTGGCAGGGGCAAGTGGAAGATTTACCTGCCGACAATAGGCCTGAATATGACCCAAATTGTTACCTCTGCCCAAGAAATTCAAGAGCTGATGGAAGTGTAAATCCAGATTACAAAGAGAGTTTTGTGTTCGTGAATGACTTTTCTGCATTATTGAAAGATTCCGAGGAAGGGGAGATGAATGAGGAAGGCCTTTTGGTAGCTGAAACGGAAAGAGGGATATGCAAAGTGATCGCTTTTACGCCGCAGCATGACTTGACCTTACCAGAAATGGATATCCCAGCAATCAGGAAGGTAGTCGATGTGTGGCAAAGCGAATTTGCTTCTTTGGCAGCAAACGATTGGATTAAATACATACAGATCTTTGAAAATAAGGGTTCCATCATGGGCTGCAGCAACCCCCATCCGCATGGACAGATTTGGGCCGAGAGTAAACTCCCTATGGAAATCCAAAAAGAAGAGAAGCAACAAAAGGAATATTTCGAAAAAAATGGTCATTCCTTGCTTTCTGATTACCTAGCCTTGGAGCTCAAGAAAAAGGAAAGGATCATTGTTGATAATGATCATTTCGTCGCCCTGGTGCCATTCTGGGCAGCATGGCCATTTGAAACCTTGGTCATCAGCAAAAGACAGGTAAAGGACATCAGGGAATTTACCGATGATGAAAAAACCGATCTCGCCAAAACCTTACAAGAACTAACCATCCGTTACGATAATATCTTTTCTACTTCTTTTCCATATTCTGCAGGCATGCATCAAGCGCCAGTAAATAGTGGAAATCAAGATTTTTGGCATTGGCATATGCATTTTTACCCGCCTTTGTTGCGTTCCGCCACAGTAAAGAAATTCATGGTCGGATATGAAATGTTAGCCAATCCGCAACGCGATATTACAGCTGAAAAAGCTGCAGAAATAATCAGAAATCAATCCACAGTACATTATAAATCGAATACCAAATGA
- the galK gene encoding galactokinase, whose amino-acid sequence MIDRDQISARFKELYGTEPTLVSKSPGRINIIGEHTDYNEGFVLPTAIDKAVYVALSKREDSEIHLYAEDFKESYTVELDKVAPSDKGWPNYILGVVNQLKLRGLELSGFNLYIDGDIPVGAGLSSSAAVECATGYGLNELFRLGLDKVSIAKIGQLAEHTYAGVKCGIMDQFASVLSKANHVVRLDCRDLTYTYVPLELGEYEIVLLNTNVKHSLASSAYNDRRYSCEHAVTLVQKKHADVKSLRDVDIAMLDELVMPFDLDSYIKAKFVVEENERLAKACAAMENGDIVEMGKQMFRAHEGLSKEYEVSCKELDFLVEKAKDFPEVLGARMMGGGFGGCTINIVKKGFGQQLVDALAPAYKTEFNLELTPIFVKTDNGSELVY is encoded by the coding sequence ATGATTGACAGAGACCAAATTAGTGCTAGGTTTAAGGAATTGTATGGAACAGAGCCTACATTAGTTTCGAAATCCCCAGGAAGGATCAATATCATCGGGGAACATACCGACTACAACGAAGGCTTCGTCCTTCCAACTGCTATTGACAAAGCTGTCTATGTTGCGCTTTCCAAACGAGAGGATTCGGAGATACATTTATACGCTGAAGACTTTAAAGAGAGCTATACAGTTGAATTAGACAAGGTAGCTCCTTCCGATAAAGGGTGGCCTAATTATATATTAGGCGTGGTTAATCAATTAAAATTAAGAGGATTGGAACTTTCAGGTTTTAACCTTTATATCGATGGGGATATCCCTGTTGGTGCGGGATTATCATCTTCTGCTGCCGTTGAATGTGCAACGGGTTATGGATTGAATGAATTGTTCAGACTAGGCTTGGATAAAGTCAGTATTGCCAAGATCGGTCAACTTGCAGAGCATACCTATGCTGGCGTAAAGTGTGGAATCATGGATCAATTTGCCTCGGTACTCAGCAAGGCAAACCATGTAGTTCGCCTGGATTGTCGGGATCTCACTTATACCTATGTCCCTTTGGAATTGGGGGAATACGAAATCGTATTGTTAAATACCAATGTAAAGCATTCTTTGGCCTCCTCTGCATATAATGATAGAAGGTATTCCTGTGAGCATGCTGTTACCTTGGTCCAAAAGAAACATGCTGATGTGAAGAGCTTAAGAGATGTTGATATAGCAATGTTGGATGAATTGGTCATGCCGTTTGATCTGGATAGTTATATCAAAGCAAAGTTTGTAGTAGAAGAAAATGAAAGGCTAGCGAAAGCCTGTGCAGCCATGGAAAATGGTGATATCGTAGAAATGGGCAAGCAGATGTTCCGTGCGCATGAAGGTTTGAGCAAGGAATATGAAGTAAGCTGTAAAGAATTGGACTTTCTAGTGGAGAAAGCGAAGGACTTCCCTGAAGTACTTGGAGCGAGAATGATGGGAGGAGGATTCGGTGGCTGTACGATCAATATCGTCAAAAAAGGATTCGGACAGCAGCTTGTTGATGCGCTTGCACCGGCCTATAAAACAGAGTTTAACCTTGAGTTGACACCTATTTTCGTAAAAACCGATAATGGCTCAGAATTAGTATATTAG
- a CDS encoding family 43 glycosylhydrolase: MFLKSVVYIKTLISVPSVRNSMLMSVLLLSASVLDSCARKNSVVTSQKNDTYQNPVFEPVLADPTVIQDPKTKLFYAYGTQDNWDDGKGSRLVPILESKDMVNWSYVGPAFDTKPNWKEAGGIWAPDINIVDGKYYLYYSFSTWGDKNPGLGLAISDSPKGPFIDQGKLLDSESANVPNSIDPFFMEDNGKKYIFWGSFSDSPEQGTFALELTSDGKKVLTGKKHKIAAGDYEAVTIYKKDGYFYFLGSKGSCCEGANSKYHVLTARSKNLLGPYLDKEGRDIKERNHGSLILEGSDSIVGPGHTSGIIKDAKGKDWIFYHAIDKTNGKLGNGTSRRMLMLDPLNWKEGWPLIGTGKPERNKTQKPII, translated from the coding sequence ATGTTTCTGAAAAGTGTGGTCTATATAAAAACATTGATCAGTGTGCCTTCGGTCCGCAATTCAATGCTCATGTCTGTTTTATTACTTTCAGCTTCTGTTCTTGATTCTTGTGCAAGGAAAAACTCTGTGGTTACAAGCCAAAAAAATGATACCTATCAGAATCCGGTATTTGAACCTGTGCTCGCTGACCCTACGGTAATCCAAGATCCTAAAACAAAACTATTCTATGCTTATGGCACCCAAGATAATTGGGATGATGGTAAGGGCTCTCGTCTTGTTCCAATCTTGGAGTCCAAGGATATGGTGAACTGGTCCTATGTGGGGCCTGCTTTTGACACTAAGCCTAATTGGAAAGAGGCCGGTGGTATTTGGGCACCAGATATCAATATTGTAGATGGAAAGTATTACCTCTATTACTCCTTTTCAACTTGGGGCGATAAGAACCCTGGTTTGGGATTGGCTATTTCGGATTCTCCAAAGGGGCCTTTTATAGATCAAGGGAAATTGCTTGATTCTGAATCTGCCAATGTGCCTAATTCAATTGATCCCTTTTTTATGGAGGATAATGGCAAGAAATATATATTCTGGGGAAGTTTCTCCGATAGTCCTGAACAGGGCACATTTGCGCTGGAGTTAACCTCTGATGGGAAAAAGGTGTTAACTGGGAAAAAGCATAAAATAGCTGCCGGTGATTATGAAGCCGTGACCATCTATAAGAAAGATGGCTATTTCTATTTCTTGGGTTCTAAGGGTAGTTGCTGTGAGGGTGCAAATAGTAAGTATCATGTGCTGACAGCAAGATCCAAGAATTTGTTGGGACCCTATCTCGATAAAGAGGGACGAGATATCAAGGAAAGAAATCATGGTAGCCTAATCTTGGAAGGTTCGGATTCCATAGTTGGCCCTGGGCATACTTCAGGGATCATCAAGGATGCTAAAGGTAAGGATTGGATTTTCTACCATGCGATTGATAAGACCAATGGAAAGTTGGGGAATGGAACAAGCAGAAGGATGTTGATGTTGGATCCGCTGAACTGGAAAGAGGGTTGGCCACTGATCGGTACAGGAAAACCAGAAAGAAATAAAACTCAAAAACCTATTATTTAA
- a CDS encoding exo-alpha-sialidase, with the protein MKKLFLSVFAACLISAVSAQETVVFRSGEDGYASYRIPAIIKNKNGDLIAFSEGRVDHAGDYGNVDIVYKISQDQGKTWGKLNVAADYDKLQAGNVAPVLDMTDPAYPAGRIFLFYNTGNNHEGEVRKGKGLREVWYITSTDGAKTWSEPVNITTQTHRPNQPQVNSAYTFTEDWRTYANTPGHGFQFVSGPNKGRIYIAANHSAGDPSAQGKDWNAHAFYSDDHGKTFKLSQNVPYPGTNESTAAQVGDNEVYMSSRNQQLNPKQRVISVSNDGGETWQSSAPDPNLPDPINQGSVLSWKKGKNFVLAHINAADEKNRDNLTLRLSKDKGKTWYFTKLIAKAPEGYKGAYSAYSDIVLMKPKLVGILYEKDNYKDIVFLTEKIK; encoded by the coding sequence ATGAAAAAACTATTTTTATCAGTATTTGCCGCATGCTTAATATCAGCAGTTTCAGCTCAGGAAACCGTAGTTTTCCGCTCAGGAGAGGATGGTTATGCCAGCTATAGGATTCCAGCCATTATCAAGAACAAGAATGGAGACCTGATAGCATTTTCGGAAGGTCGTGTGGACCATGCCGGAGATTATGGCAATGTGGATATCGTTTATAAGATCAGTCAGGACCAAGGAAAGACTTGGGGGAAACTGAATGTTGCAGCTGATTATGATAAGCTTCAGGCTGGAAATGTAGCGCCGGTGTTGGATATGACGGATCCAGCTTATCCAGCTGGAAGGATATTTCTTTTTTATAATACAGGGAACAACCACGAAGGCGAAGTGAGGAAAGGCAAAGGCTTGCGTGAAGTCTGGTACATCACTTCTACGGATGGTGCAAAAACTTGGTCTGAACCCGTGAATATCACGACCCAGACCCACAGACCAAATCAGCCACAGGTTAATTCCGCCTATACCTTTACAGAAGACTGGAGAACTTATGCCAATACGCCTGGACATGGATTTCAGTTTGTGTCAGGTCCTAATAAGGGAAGGATTTACATTGCTGCCAACCACAGTGCTGGAGATCCTAGTGCACAGGGTAAGGACTGGAATGCACATGCTTTCTATTCGGATGACCATGGAAAGACCTTTAAGTTGAGCCAGAATGTACCTTATCCAGGAACTAATGAATCTACTGCTGCTCAGGTTGGAGATAATGAGGTCTATATGAGTTCCAGGAATCAGCAGTTGAATCCAAAGCAACGTGTTATTTCCGTTTCGAATGATGGCGGTGAAACTTGGCAGAGTTCTGCTCCAGACCCTAATCTTCCAGACCCGATCAACCAAGGTTCGGTATTGTCCTGGAAGAAAGGGAAGAATTTCGTGCTGGCTCATATCAATGCAGCAGATGAAAAGAATAGGGATAACCTAACCTTGAGGCTTTCAAAGGATAAAGGGAAGACCTGGTATTTTACAAAATTGATTGCTAAGGCGCCTGAAGGATATAAAGGAGCCTATTCAGCCTATTCGGACATCGTCCTGATGAAACCTAAGTTGGTCGGTATTCTGTATGAAAAAGACAATTATAAAGACATTGTCTTCCTAACGGAAAAGATCAAATAA
- a CDS encoding AGE family epimerase/isomerase, producing the protein MYNNEELTELADFYKDQLVNDTVPFWFPRSFDHEFGGYLLMRDQDGSLIDTDKAVWIQGRACWLLSTLYNTVEPREEWLEGARLGYEFLKNKCFDAAGKMYFHVDQEGNPIRMRRYFFSETFAVIASAAYAKASGDEEAAQLARNLFGICLEYASGERKMEPKFEETRPSRGIGIPMIMCNTAQQLRETIGDPRCEDAITNWIQEIEQYFVKDDIRCVMEQVAPDGSIIDHIDGRTLNPGHAIEGAWFILHEAVHRNMDEKLINLGLRMLDYMWERGWDKEFGGILYFRDVYNKPVQEYWQDMKFWWPQNEAIIATLLAYLITKDEKYASMHKQIHEYAYTHFHDKEHGEWYGYLHRDGGIAQTAKGNLFKGPFHLPRQEWYCWSIINQFKKKDNYE; encoded by the coding sequence ATGTACAATAACGAAGAGTTAACTGAATTAGCAGATTTTTATAAAGATCAATTGGTCAATGATACGGTTCCTTTTTGGTTTCCGCGATCATTTGATCATGAGTTTGGTGGGTACCTATTGATGCGAGATCAAGATGGTTCCCTGATTGATACCGATAAGGCCGTTTGGATACAAGGCCGTGCTTGTTGGTTGCTTTCTACCCTTTATAACACGGTGGAACCAAGGGAAGAATGGTTGGAAGGCGCGCGCTTAGGCTATGAATTTTTGAAAAATAAATGTTTTGATGCAGCAGGGAAAATGTATTTCCACGTTGATCAGGAAGGCAATCCAATCCGTATGCGTCGATATTTTTTCTCGGAAACCTTTGCCGTGATTGCCAGTGCTGCCTACGCAAAAGCTTCAGGTGATGAGGAAGCTGCGCAATTAGCCCGTAATCTATTTGGGATATGTTTGGAATATGCCAGTGGAGAACGAAAAATGGAACCTAAGTTTGAGGAAACTCGACCAAGCCGCGGAATAGGAATCCCGATGATCATGTGCAATACCGCTCAGCAATTAAGGGAGACCATTGGCGACCCTCGATGTGAAGATGCGATTACAAATTGGATCCAAGAGATAGAACAGTATTTTGTGAAGGATGATATCCGCTGTGTGATGGAGCAGGTAGCTCCTGATGGTAGTATCATCGATCATATTGATGGAAGAACACTCAATCCGGGGCATGCCATTGAGGGTGCTTGGTTTATTCTGCATGAAGCTGTTCATAGAAATATGGATGAGAAATTGATAAACCTTGGATTGCGGATGCTGGATTATATGTGGGAAAGAGGTTGGGATAAGGAATTTGGAGGTATTCTGTATTTTAGGGATGTCTATAATAAACCTGTCCAAGAATATTGGCAGGACATGAAATTTTGGTGGCCGCAGAACGAAGCTATCATTGCTACCTTATTGGCGTATCTGATAACCAAGGATGAGAAATATGCTAGCATGCACAAGCAGATCCATGAATATGCCTATACTCATTTCCACGATAAAGAACATGGGGAATGGTACGGTTATTTACATCGTGATGGGGGAATAGCCCAAACCGCTAAAGGGAACCTGTTTAAAGGTCCATTCCATTTGCCTAGGCAAGAATGGTACTGTTGGTCCATTATCAATCAATTTAAGAAAAAGGACAATTATGAATAG